A window of the Planktothrix tepida PCC 9214 genome harbors these coding sequences:
- a CDS encoding divergent PAP2 family protein, with protein sequence MQDFAQILDNQVLWVALLACILAQLSKLAVELVQHGKINLRVLVTTGGMPSSHSAFVGALATGVGKTMGWGSPDFAIAVVFAVIVMYDAAGVRQAAGKQARILNQIIDEVFEEHKQLSEERLIELLGHTPFQVIVGLGLGIVIGSLAELNWPLHFIQASL encoded by the coding sequence ATGCAAGATTTTGCTCAAATCCTCGATAACCAAGTGTTATGGGTTGCCCTGTTAGCCTGTATTCTAGCTCAACTGTCTAAATTAGCGGTTGAGTTAGTCCAACATGGCAAAATTAATTTGCGGGTGTTAGTGACAACAGGAGGGATGCCCAGTTCCCACTCCGCTTTTGTCGGGGCTTTAGCAACGGGAGTAGGCAAAACAATGGGATGGGGAAGTCCTGATTTTGCCATTGCTGTTGTTTTCGCAGTGATTGTCATGTATGATGCCGCCGGAGTTCGTCAAGCGGCGGGAAAACAAGCACGAATTTTAAATCAAATCATTGATGAAGTTTTTGAAGAACATAAACAGTTAAGTGAAGAACGATTAATTGAATTATTAGGTCATACCCCATTTCAAGTGATTGTCGGTTTAGGATTAGGCATTGTCATTGGTTCGCTTGCCGAATTAAATTGGCCTTTGCATTTTATCCAAGCTTCATTGTAG
- the crtE gene encoding geranylgeranyl diphosphate synthase CrtE, with protein MVLASEINSPLENSQFDLSAYLTQRQTLVEQALDASLPLTYPEKIYEAMRYSLLAGGKRLRPILCLATCELVGGTVEMAMPTACALEMIHTMSLIHDDLPAMDNDDYRRGKLTNHKVYGEDIAILAGDGLLSYSFEFVATQTPNVPANQVLQVIARLGRAVGAAGLVGGQVVDLDSEGLTDVSEETLTFIHTHKTGALLEACVVCGAILAGASETDIERLSRYARNIGLAFQIVDDILDITATQEELGKTAGKDLTAQKVTYPSLWGIEESKRQAHQLIADAKAELSHYGDRAIPLLAIADFITNRTH; from the coding sequence ATGGTATTGGCAAGCGAAATTAACTCGCCGTTGGAGAACTCTCAGTTTGATTTATCGGCGTATCTGACCCAACGGCAGACCCTGGTAGAACAGGCTTTAGATGCGTCTCTTCCTCTAACCTACCCTGAAAAAATCTATGAGGCAATGCGTTATTCCTTGCTGGCTGGAGGAAAACGTCTACGACCGATTTTGTGCCTTGCCACTTGTGAGTTAGTCGGTGGGACTGTAGAGATGGCGATGCCGACCGCTTGCGCCTTAGAAATGATTCATACCATGTCCTTGATTCATGATGATCTTCCGGCTATGGATAATGATGATTATCGTCGGGGAAAACTGACGAACCATAAGGTTTATGGAGAGGATATTGCGATTTTAGCCGGGGATGGTTTATTGAGTTATTCCTTTGAATTTGTTGCCACCCAAACTCCTAACGTTCCTGCCAATCAAGTATTACAGGTAATTGCCCGTTTAGGTCGGGCGGTGGGGGCCGCAGGCTTAGTGGGGGGACAGGTCGTGGATTTAGACTCTGAAGGATTAACGGATGTTTCCGAAGAAACCCTGACGTTTATTCATACCCATAAAACCGGGGCGTTATTAGAAGCTTGTGTCGTCTGTGGCGCAATTTTAGCAGGTGCGAGTGAAACCGATATTGAACGCTTATCTCGGTATGCGCGTAATATTGGTTTGGCGTTTCAGATTGTCGATGATATTCTCGATATTACCGCAACTCAGGAGGAACTCGGAAAAACCGCCGGGAAGGATTTAACCGCCCAAAAAGTGACCTATCCCAGTTTATGGGGAATAGAAGAATCCAAACGTCAAGCCCATCAGTTAATTGCAGACGCAAAAGCGGAATTATCTCACTATGGAGACCGGGCAATTCCCTTGTTAGCGATCGCCGATTTTATCACTAATCGCACTCACTAA
- a CDS encoding SGNH/GDSL hydrolase family protein has translation MMNISTASRLFAVSVGGSIAFTITGVNTAQAATFSSINIFGDSLSDPGNMFNLTGGLIPAPPAAYYQGHFSNGDIWTEYLAEDLELNPTPYTSGITSSQGVNYAFGGATTGSTNIINKLKPGLPPLPGVQQEIGAFIQPLLQQGQTADPNGLYVLWAGGNDYTYDGNKNTTEVVSNLSWAINSLYSVGARNFLIGNLPDLSKTPLGSSGVLVPADELQQTVKAHNALLKKEIKDLNQSLFNSNIALFDVNNVFKDVIKKPSKYGLTNVTNGCLLVGCTNPNEYLFWDDFHPTTAGHKLIADAAYATIEKEFNSKSVPEPSTVFALTGLGLGLLLKKNKSLK, from the coding sequence ATGATGAATATTTCTACTGCTAGTCGTTTATTCGCTGTTTCCGTTGGGGGAAGTATTGCATTTACAATTACGGGTGTCAATACTGCACAAGCCGCAACATTTAGCAGTATTAACATTTTTGGGGATAGTTTAAGTGACCCCGGTAATATGTTTAATCTGACGGGTGGGTTAATTCCTGCTCCTCCAGCAGCTTATTATCAAGGACATTTTTCTAATGGTGATATTTGGACAGAGTATTTAGCAGAGGATTTAGAACTTAACCCCACTCCTTATACCAGTGGAATTACCTCAAGCCAAGGGGTTAACTATGCCTTTGGTGGAGCAACTACAGGAAGTACAAACATTATTAATAAGCTGAAACCTGGTCTTCCTCCATTACCCGGTGTACAGCAAGAAATCGGAGCCTTTATTCAACCCTTATTACAACAAGGTCAAACTGCTGACCCCAATGGTTTGTATGTTCTTTGGGCTGGAGGGAATGATTATACCTATGACGGTAATAAGAATACTACAGAAGTTGTTAGTAATTTATCTTGGGCAATCAATAGTTTATATAGTGTCGGTGCCAGAAATTTCTTAATTGGCAATTTACCCGATTTAAGCAAAACTCCTTTAGGAAGTAGTGGTGTATTAGTTCCAGCCGATGAATTACAACAGACAGTTAAAGCTCATAATGCTTTACTCAAAAAAGAAATCAAAGACTTAAATCAATCATTATTTAATTCTAATATTGCCCTGTTTGATGTTAATAACGTGTTCAAAGATGTGATCAAAAAACCTTCTAAGTACGGGTTGACAAATGTTACTAATGGATGTTTGTTAGTCGGTTGTACTAATCCTAATGAATACTTATTCTGGGATGATTTCCACCCGACAACGGCAGGTCACAAATTAATAGCGGATGCTGCTTATGCAACTATTGAAAAAGAATTCAATTCTAAGTCTGTTCCTGAACCCAGTACCGTATTTGCTTTAACCGGATTAGGGTTAGGATTACTGTTGAAAAAGAACAAAAGTCTAAAATAA
- a CDS encoding ABC transporter ATP-binding protein, with product MKTSISTQPENQDLQPKPVIIHLENVTKVYGMGDIQVQALKGVTLTVEQGEYCSIMGASGSGKSTAMNIIGCLDRPSTGSYYLDGVNVAKMSENNLAKIRNIKLGFVFQQFHLLPQLSALDNVILPMMYAGIPATERRERAKEALIRVGLENRLNNKPNQLSGGQQQRVAIARAIVNRPVLLLADEPTGALDSQTTQEVMDIFTELNASGMTVVMVTHEPDVARQTHRIVWFKDGEVIHSHLKPNDLHSAIF from the coding sequence ATGAAAACATCAATTTCCACCCAACCAGAAAATCAAGATTTACAACCCAAACCTGTTATTATTCATTTAGAAAATGTTACCAAAGTTTATGGCATGGGTGATATTCAAGTTCAGGCGTTAAAAGGGGTAACTTTAACCGTAGAACAAGGAGAATATTGTTCTATTATGGGGGCATCGGGTTCGGGAAAATCAACGGCGATGAATATTATTGGTTGTTTGGATCGTCCCTCCACAGGTTCCTATTATTTGGATGGGGTGAATGTAGCGAAAATGTCAGAAAATAATTTAGCCAAAATTAGAAATATTAAATTAGGATTTGTGTTCCAACAATTCCATCTTTTACCGCAACTGAGTGCCTTAGACAATGTGATTTTACCGATGATGTATGCAGGAATTCCCGCCACAGAACGTCGAGAACGCGCTAAAGAAGCGTTAATTCGAGTTGGGTTAGAAAATCGGTTAAATAATAAACCCAATCAACTCTCAGGGGGTCAACAACAACGGGTCGCCATCGCTCGTGCAATTGTTAATCGTCCGGTGTTATTATTAGCAGATGAACCCACCGGGGCGTTAGATTCTCAAACGACTCAAGAAGTCATGGATATTTTTACAGAATTAAATGCCAGTGGAATGACCGTTGTAATGGTAACTCATGAACCCGATGTTGCCCGTCAAACTCATCGCATTGTTTGGTTTAAAGATGGGGAAGTAATTCATTCCCATCTTAAGCCCAATGATTTACACAGTGCTATTTTTTAA
- a CDS encoding ABC transporter permease, whose protein sequence is MNFLESIKMATTTLLANKMRSSLTMLGIIIGNASVIAMIGIGEGAQKFVNNQVNSLGPNVLFVLPGSPESQRRPVFPPQNLVLEDARAIAEQVPSVEQVAPSLNGSELMTYRSNNASAAVVGTTPEYLSVRNFDIAKGRFITDLDLKRNEQVVALGSELAQQLFGNEDPIGKSVRLRNMSLQVVGVMQPKGSSFGSNEDMNAFVPLTTMANRIIGNKSPYGTQVTFISIAIDSQDNMAAAQFQIENLLRLRHKVIDEDDFTVRNQKDLMNILGSIAGALTILLAATAAISLLVGGIGIMNIMLVSVTERTQEIGLRKAIGATQSDILIQFMIESVILSAAGGLIGTLIGVGGILLVGAFTPLEAGISTVAIVTAVSISGGIGLFFGVVPAKQAAQLDPIVALRSV, encoded by the coding sequence ATGAATTTCCTAGAGAGTATCAAAATGGCGACTACAACGCTATTAGCCAATAAAATGCGAAGTAGTTTAACCATGTTAGGAATTATTATTGGGAATGCCTCTGTTATTGCCATGATTGGTATTGGAGAAGGAGCTCAGAAATTTGTCAATAATCAAGTGAATTCTTTGGGGCCAAATGTTTTATTTGTGTTACCTGGAAGTCCAGAATCTCAACGTCGTCCGGTATTTCCCCCCCAAAATTTAGTCTTAGAAGATGCAAGAGCGATCGCAGAACAAGTCCCATCTGTTGAACAAGTTGCTCCCTCTTTGAATGGCAGTGAATTAATGACTTATCGCAGTAATAATGCCTCGGCTGCGGTCGTCGGAACAACACCGGAATATTTATCGGTGCGGAATTTTGATATTGCTAAAGGTCGATTTATTACGGATTTAGACTTAAAACGTAATGAACAAGTTGTAGCATTAGGATCGGAATTAGCTCAACAATTATTTGGCAATGAAGACCCCATTGGTAAATCTGTTCGACTGCGAAATATGAGCTTACAAGTGGTGGGAGTCATGCAGCCAAAAGGCTCCAGTTTTGGCAGTAATGAAGATATGAATGCCTTTGTCCCCTTAACTACAATGGCGAATCGAATTATCGGGAATAAATCACCTTATGGAACTCAAGTAACGTTTATTTCCATTGCCATTGATAGCCAAGATAATATGGCTGCGGCTCAATTCCAAATAGAAAATTTACTGCGGTTACGTCATAAAGTGATTGATGAAGATGATTTTACCGTTCGTAACCAAAAAGATTTAATGAATATTTTGGGAAGTATTGCCGGAGCTTTAACCATTTTGTTAGCAGCAACCGCCGCCATTTCTTTGTTAGTGGGTGGGATTGGAATTATGAATATTATGTTGGTTTCGGTGACGGAAAGAACCCAAGAAATTGGCTTAAGAAAAGCGATTGGAGCCACCCAATCTGATATTTTAATTCAGTTTATGATTGAATCTGTAATTTTATCCGCCGCCGGGGGTTTAATTGGAACCTTGATTGGGGTGGGTGGTATTTTATTAGTAGGTGCGTTCACTCCTTTAGAAGCCGGAATTTCTACCGTTGCGATTGTAACAGCCGTTAGCATCTCTGGGGGAATTGGATTATTTTTTGGTGTTGTTCCCGCCAAACAAGCGGCTCAACTTGACCCTATTGTTGCTTTAAGAAGTGTTTAA
- a CDS encoding pentapeptide repeat-containing protein, with translation MNDKQLQEEAKSYIKTLFNANTDSLLELAKLIGIDLTKDLVGIDLKGLNLAKTDLRNVNLSQANLSRVNLTEANLSQANLSQANLSGVNLMGANLENANLSGANLSNSNLIHTNLKAANLREADLSEAYLSYTNLSGADLSKAYLSGVYLGNANLIETDLNQVYLSQANLKGVNLSGLNLSEAYFMGANLSEADLSYADLSGANLSRANLNKTNLMGANLSGTNLMGANLSEANLTKINLVESNISRANLTRANLFQANLSLANLCFASLNLANLSLTNLSGAIVKKTQFRSNLGISPEAKNDLISRGAIFDDYIGNSFNTLNPR, from the coding sequence ATGAATGACAAACAGCTTCAAGAAGAAGCAAAAAGCTATATTAAGACCCTTTTTAATGCCAACACAGATAGTTTATTAGAATTAGCAAAACTCATCGGAATTGACCTGACAAAAGATTTAGTGGGTATTGATTTAAAGGGTCTTAATTTGGCAAAAACTGACTTAAGAAATGTTAACCTGAGTCAAGCCAACTTAAGTCGCGTTAACCTAACTGAAGCCAACCTCAGTCAAGCCAACTTAAGCCAAGCGAATTTAAGTGGTGTTAACTTAATGGGAGCCAACTTAGAGAATGCAAATTTAAGTGGAGCCAACCTCAGTAACTCTAATCTCATTCACACCAATTTAAAAGCAGCAAACCTCAGAGAAGCAGACTTGAGTGAAGCTTATCTCAGCTACACAAATCTGAGTGGCGCAGACTTAAGTAAAGCTTACCTCAGTGGAGTCTATTTAGGAAATGCCAATTTAATCGAAACTGACCTGAATCAAGTTTATTTAAGTCAAGCCAACTTAAAAGGAGTCAACCTAAGTGGACTTAATCTCAGTGAAGCTTATTTTATGGGAGCAAATCTCAGTGAAGCTGATTTAAGTTATGCGGATTTAAGTGGAGCCAACCTCAGTCGAGCCAACTTAAATAAAACAAATTTGATGGGAGCGAACTTAAGCGGAACTAACTTGATGGGAGCGAATTTAAGTGAAGCCAACTTAACGAAAATAAATTTAGTGGAAAGTAATATTAGCCGAGCAAACTTAACGAGAGCAAATTTGTTTCAAGCGAATTTAAGTTTGGCTAATTTGTGTTTTGCCTCTCTAAATCTCGCTAATTTAAGTCTCACGAACTTGAGTGGAGCTATTGTTAAAAAGACTCAATTTAGATCGAACCTAGGGATTTCACCAGAAGCCAAGAATGATCTCATTAGTAGGGGTGCAATTTTTGATGATTATATTGGCAATAGCTTCAACACTTTAAACCCTCGGTAA
- the ntrB gene encoding nitrate ABC transporter permease has protein sequence MFLQLNLATLAVAGQMAWKKTKPILFRDTFLLPTLGFLGVIFLWWFAATFLTDLMPTPLEALIDSREYANPFFRKGPGNLGLGWLLIASLRRVILGFLLGAVVAIPLGFLIGMSRPAFLALNPLVQIFKPVSPLAWLPIALAIFNLAEPSAIFVIFITSLWPTIINTALGVASVNPDYLDVARVLEMPQWKRVIKIILPASLPYIFTGLRISLGIAWLVIVAVEMLTGGVGIGFFVWDQWNRLNLSSVFLAVFVIGITGLLLDYGLGQIQALVTHHRVQA, from the coding sequence ATGTTCTTACAATTGAATCTTGCGACTCTCGCAGTCGCTGGACAGATGGCGTGGAAAAAAACCAAGCCCATCTTATTTCGGGATACGTTTCTATTACCAACGTTAGGATTTTTAGGGGTAATTTTTCTATGGTGGTTTGCGGCAACATTCCTCACAGACTTAATGCCAACCCCTTTAGAAGCCTTAATCGATAGCCGAGAATATGCTAATCCTTTTTTCAGAAAAGGGCCGGGTAATTTAGGATTAGGTTGGCTATTAATTGCCAGTTTACGCCGAGTGATCTTAGGGTTTTTATTAGGGGCTGTGGTGGCAATTCCATTAGGGTTTTTAATTGGAATGTCACGCCCTGCATTTTTAGCGTTAAATCCTTTAGTTCAAATTTTTAAACCTGTTTCTCCTTTGGCGTGGTTGCCCATTGCGTTAGCCATTTTTAACTTAGCTGAACCCTCCGCCATTTTTGTGATTTTTATTACGTCTTTATGGCCGACTATTATCAATACAGCACTAGGAGTTGCCAGCGTTAATCCTGATTATTTAGATGTAGCCAGAGTGTTAGAAATGCCTCAATGGAAACGAGTGATTAAAATCATTTTACCCGCCAGTTTACCTTATATTTTTACCGGATTAAGGATTAGTTTAGGGATTGCTTGGTTAGTGATTGTAGCGGTGGAAATGTTAACCGGAGGTGTGGGGATTGGATTCTTTGTTTGGGATCAATGGAATCGCTTGAATTTAAGTTCGGTATTCTTAGCCGTATTTGTAATCGGAATAACCGGATTATTACTCGATTACGGTTTAGGTCAAATTCAAGCATTAGTAACTCATCACCGCGTACAAGCATGA
- a CDS encoding ABC transporter substrate-binding protein — protein MTTRRQFLHAMGLTATGLALYSCNVGKPPTAQLSEAALAVEPVVDPKTLEKPNITVGYVPVNDCAPFAVAYEKGFFRKYGLNVTLSREASWANSRDGIIFGRLDASPVVSGAVTNARIGAEGARKAPLCAAMTIHRHGNAMTMNKAMWDYGLRPWHEYNGNLEEFGRDFRGYFDALPPEQRIWAVVLSSAIYEYFARYLSAAAGVDPIQEFRIIIIPPPQMVNNIRIGAMQAYMVAEPWNTRAITGNENVGFTFAQGSEIWYGHPDRLLGVMESFINENPKTYRSLVKAMIEACQYCSNPANRPEVAQLITDPSFTGAKPKKGAIDKFTKPGIVGDYNYGGFDNQQRIISDPYTTIFYDSPPKLSYIPGIHSTFLWQSQSLWLMTQAARWGQIKEIPKDAEKKAHQAWRTDLYREIANEMGIECPKEDYKIEPAEFFIDKKAFDPSDPVGYLKSFEIRANRPQSLFLS, from the coding sequence ATGACTACCCGACGTCAATTTTTACACGCAATGGGACTGACGGCGACGGGACTGGCGTTGTATTCCTGCAACGTGGGTAAACCTCCCACCGCCCAATTATCGGAAGCCGCCTTAGCCGTTGAACCCGTTGTTGACCCCAAAACCTTAGAAAAGCCCAATATTACCGTTGGTTACGTTCCTGTTAATGATTGCGCGCCTTTTGCTGTTGCCTATGAAAAGGGATTTTTCCGCAAATACGGACTCAATGTTACCTTATCCCGTGAGGCAAGTTGGGCTAATTCCCGGGATGGTATTATTTTCGGGCGTTTAGATGCGTCTCCCGTCGTTTCGGGTGCTGTTACCAACGCCCGTATTGGAGCCGAAGGTGCACGAAAAGCCCCCTTGTGTGCCGCCATGACCATTCACCGCCACGGAAACGCCATGACGATGAATAAAGCCATGTGGGATTATGGTTTGCGTCCTTGGCATGAATATAACGGCAATTTAGAGGAATTTGGGCGAGATTTTCGAGGCTATTTTGATGCTTTGCCTCCTGAACAACGCATCTGGGCAGTTGTCTTAAGTTCGGCAATTTATGAATATTTTGCCCGCTATTTATCGGCGGCGGCTGGGGTTGATCCGATCCAAGAATTTCGGATTATTATTATTCCCCCACCTCAAATGGTGAACAATATTAGAATTGGCGCCATGCAAGCTTATATGGTGGCAGAACCTTGGAATACTCGCGCCATTACAGGCAATGAAAATGTGGGTTTTACCTTTGCTCAAGGCTCTGAAATTTGGTATGGACACCCCGATCGATTATTAGGTGTGATGGAATCATTTATTAATGAAAATCCCAAAACTTATCGCAGTTTAGTAAAAGCGATGATTGAGGCTTGTCAATATTGTAGTAATCCTGCTAATCGACCGGAAGTTGCTCAACTAATTACTGACCCTTCTTTTACGGGAGCAAAACCGAAAAAAGGAGCCATTGATAAATTTACTAAACCTGGAATTGTGGGGGATTATAATTATGGCGGATTTGATAACCAACAACGAATTATTTCTGATCCCTATACGACAATTTTTTATGATTCTCCTCCGAAGTTATCGTATATTCCAGGGATTCATTCTACGTTTTTATGGCAGTCTCAAAGCCTTTGGTTAATGACTCAAGCGGCTCGTTGGGGACAAATTAAAGAAATACCTAAAGATGCTGAGAAAAAAGCCCACCAAGCTTGGCGAACGGATTTATATCGAGAGATTGCAAACGAAATGGGAATTGAATGTCCGAAGGAGGATTATAAAATCGAACCTGCTGAATTTTTTATTGATAAAAAAGCTTTTGATCCGAGTGATCCAGTCGGTTATCTTAAGAGTTTTGAAATTCGGGCTAATCGTCCTCAATCTTTATTTTTATCTTAG
- a CDS encoding ABC transporter ATP-binding protein: MKQFPTSISTPTSTLNASGFLTIENLVKSYPNANGGEFVVLDQINLTIGEDEFISVIGHSGCGKSTLLKIVAGLEKATSGSVRIEGKEIRKPGSDRMMVFQHYSLLPWLTVRENIRLAVDEVLKNMSSAEKMSLVNEHIAMVNLTAAADKYPHEISGGMKQRVGIARALAIQPKMLLMDEPFGALDALTRGKLQKQVLDIWEQNRQAVMMITHDVDEAIYMSDRIVLMTNGPHANIGEILEVPFSHPRDRHQLRESSEYYELRNYALDFLERNFSSDE; encoded by the coding sequence ATGAAACAATTCCCAACTTCAATCTCAACCCCAACTTCTACTTTAAACGCCTCTGGATTTTTAACTATTGAGAATTTAGTAAAATCCTACCCTAATGCCAATGGCGGAGAATTTGTGGTTTTAGACCAAATCAATCTTACTATTGGTGAGGATGAATTTATCTCTGTGATCGGTCATTCCGGTTGTGGAAAATCTACCCTATTAAAAATAGTAGCGGGGTTAGAAAAAGCAACATCAGGTTCTGTCCGCATTGAAGGGAAAGAAATTCGCAAACCCGGTTCAGATCGAATGATGGTATTTCAACATTATTCTTTATTACCTTGGTTAACCGTTCGAGAAAATATTCGTCTAGCCGTTGATGAAGTTCTGAAAAATATGTCTTCTGCGGAAAAAATGAGTTTAGTCAATGAACATATTGCTATGGTGAATTTAACGGCTGCTGCTGATAAATATCCCCATGAAATTTCAGGCGGAATGAAACAACGGGTGGGAATTGCACGAGCTTTAGCCATTCAGCCTAAAATGTTATTAATGGATGAACCGTTTGGAGCATTAGATGCGTTAACACGAGGAAAATTACAAAAACAAGTTTTAGATATTTGGGAACAAAATCGTCAAGCGGTGATGATGATTACCCATGATGTTGATGAAGCTATTTATATGTCTGATCGAATTGTTTTGATGACCAATGGCCCCCATGCTAATATTGGAGAAATATTAGAAGTTCCGTTTTCTCATCCTCGCGATCGCCATCAACTCCGAGAATCATCGGAATATTATGAATTACGAAACTATGCGTTAGATTTCCTAGAGCGTAATTTTTCGTCGGATGAATAA
- a CDS encoding J domain-containing protein, which produces MEIRRAYRELSKLYHPDTTTLSKAIATAKFQTLNEAYATLSNPQRRQSYDLTIGYSRYHVIQVPTNFNQPLSKTHPYPKSSAYLDPTDRPLSAGEIFALFLMGLSLIGCLFLAIFIGLTRSGSGVESIQPLGFLIF; this is translated from the coding sequence ATAGAAATTCGACGCGCCTATCGGGAATTGAGTAAACTTTACCATCCTGATACAACAACCTTATCAAAAGCGATCGCAACGGCAAAATTTCAAACACTCAATGAAGCTTACGCCACCTTAAGCAACCCACAACGACGTCAATCTTATGATCTAACAATTGGCTATTCTCGATATCATGTCATTCAGGTTCCGACTAATTTTAATCAACCATTATCTAAAACCCATCCTTATCCTAAATCTTCTGCTTATTTAGACCCAACAGACCGTCCCCTTTCCGCCGGAGAGATTTTTGCATTATTTCTCATGGGACTGAGTTTAATCGGGTGTTTATTCTTAGCTATTTTTATCGGTTTAACTCGTTCCGGGAGTGGGGTAGAATCCATCCAACCTCTAGGGTTTTTAATATTTTAA
- a CDS encoding DUF3143 domain-containing protein produces MTLPSSDTPLYNHPLPDIENWLRSHGGEQNSKELHYWRIKNPNWTADLWLDVDQITVRYIGAANNGQDIQRSFKYSLSRRDLEAAIFGGP; encoded by the coding sequence ATGACCTTGCCCAGTTCCGATACACCGTTATATAATCATCCCTTACCCGATATAGAAAACTGGTTACGCTCTCATGGGGGGGAACAAAATAGTAAAGAGCTTCATTATTGGCGCATTAAAAACCCAAATTGGACAGCAGATTTGTGGTTAGATGTTGACCAAATTACCGTGCGTTATATTGGAGCCGCCAACAACGGTCAAGATATTCAACGTTCCTTTAAATATTCCCTATCTCGCCGAGATCTCGAAGCAGCTATTTTTGGCGGGCCATAA
- a CDS encoding isoprenyl transferase — protein sequence MSAKTRVIYELPADLDQSRLPKHIAVIMDGNGRWAKRRGLPRTMGHRRGVDALKEALRCCRDWGVQALTAYAFSTENWGRPLEEVDFLMALFERVLMRELREMMEEEVQIQFVGNLTALPQSLQKKIEYSMEETKTNKGILFTIATNYGGRQEILTACREIANQVKQGFIQPEDIDETLFEQHLYTAGMCHPDLLIRTSGELRISNFLLWQLAYAEIYVTDTLWPDFDHQELHLALSSYQKRERRFGKV from the coding sequence ATGAGTGCTAAAACAAGGGTTATATATGAATTACCCGCAGATTTAGACCAAAGCCGTTTGCCCAAACACATTGCTGTGATTATGGATGGCAATGGTCGTTGGGCGAAACGTCGGGGTTTACCGCGAACAATGGGTCATCGTCGGGGAGTGGATGCCCTCAAAGAAGCCTTACGCTGTTGTCGAGATTGGGGTGTGCAAGCACTAACAGCTTATGCCTTTTCTACAGAAAATTGGGGCCGTCCGTTAGAAGAAGTGGATTTTTTAATGGCGTTGTTTGAGCGGGTTTTAATGCGTGAACTACGGGAAATGATGGAAGAGGAAGTGCAAATTCAGTTTGTGGGAAATTTAACGGCACTTCCCCAGTCTCTACAGAAAAAAATAGAATATTCAATGGAGGAAACGAAAACCAATAAGGGGATTCTATTTACCATTGCTACGAATTATGGCGGACGACAAGAAATTTTAACGGCTTGTAGAGAAATTGCAAATCAAGTTAAACAAGGGTTCATTCAACCGGAAGATATTGATGAAACGCTGTTTGAACAACATTTATATACAGCCGGAATGTGTCACCCAGATTTATTAATTCGCACCAGTGGAGAATTGCGAATTAGTAATTTTTTATTATGGCAACTTGCCTATGCAGAAATTTATGTTACCGATACTCTCTGGCCGGATTTTGATCATCAGGAACTCCATCTAGCCTTATCTTCCTATCAAAAACGGGAGCGGAGGTTTGGGAAAGTTTGA